From one Suricata suricatta isolate VVHF042 chromosome 8, meerkat_22Aug2017_6uvM2_HiC, whole genome shotgun sequence genomic stretch:
- the HSPB7 gene encoding heat shock protein beta-7: protein MSHRTSSTFRAERSFHSSSSSSSSSSSASRALPAQDPPMEKALSMFSEDFGSFMRPHSEPLVFPARPGGPGNIKTLGDAYEFAVDVSDFSPEDIIVTTSNNHIEVRAEKLAADGTVMNTFAHKCQLPEDVDPTSVTSALREDGSLTIRARRHPHTEHVQQTFRTEIKI from the exons ATGAGCCACCGGACCTCTTCCACCTTCAGAGCGGAGAGAAGCTTCCattcctcctcgtcctcctcatCCTCGTCCTCCTCAGCCTCCCGCGCCCTCCCAGCCCAGGACCCGCCCATGGAGAAAGCCTTGAGCATGTTTTCTGAGGATTTTGGCAGCTTCATGAGGCCCCACTCCGAGCCCCTGGTCTTCCCAG CCCGTCCTGGGGGGCCGGGCAACATCAAGACCCTCGGGGATGCCTACGAGTTTGCGGTGGACGTGAGCGACTTCTCACCCGAAGACATCATTGTCACCACCTCTAACAACCACATCGAGGTGCGGGCTGAGAAG CTGGCAGCTGACGGCACAGTCATGAACACCTTTGCTCACAAGTGCCAGCTGCCCGAGGATGTGGACCCCACTTCAGTGACCTCAGCCCTGAGGGAGGACGGCAGCCTCACCATCCGAGCCCGGCGTCACCCACACACGGAGCATGTCCAGCAGACCTTCCGGACAGAGATAAAAATCTGA
- the SRARP gene encoding steroid receptor-associated and regulated protein, which yields MNPSEDPSNPKASPKVRGLETDLETSSGGKPGGHQKAIPSTHLTFVIDCARGRQISLMAPPALPRAPSPNPGAVTAPMKTYILFCGENRPHLTQEGPPGRGRLAQARGTVPPCRGDGAPASSPASPLVPQEAPEAKGSPSKSVPSRPSAWETVIGSLKALSSCVCGQAD from the exons ATGAACCCTTCAGAAGACCCCAGCAACCCAAAAGCCAGCCCCAAGGTCAGGGGCCTGGAGACAGACCTGGAGACCAGTTCAG GTGGGAAGCCGGGCGGCCATCAGAAGGCCATCCCCTCTACTCACCTGACTTTCGTCATCGACTGTGCTCGGGGCAGACAGATCTCCCTGATGGCGCCCCCAGCGCTGCCCCGAGCCCCCAGTCCTAATCCAGGAGCTGTCACCGCACCAATGAAGACATATATCTTGTTCTGTGGAGAAAACAGACCCCATCTGACTCAGGAGGGCCCCCCGGGTAGGGGACGCCTTGCCCAGGCCAGGGGTACTGTGCCACCCTGCAGAGGGGATGGGGCCCCGGCTTCGTCTCCAGCCAGCCCACTGGTCCCCCAGGAGGCTCCAGAAGCCAAGGGGAGCCCCTCTAAGTCTGTGCCCTCGAGGCCCTCCGCTTGGGAAACTGTCATAGGCTCCCTCAAAGCCCTCTCCTCCTGTGTCTGTGGGCAGGCAGATTAA